The following coding sequences lie in one Cryptococcus neoformans var. neoformans B-3501A chromosome 2, whole genome shotgun sequence genomic window:
- a CDS encoding hypothetical protein (HMMPfam hit to Pkinase, Protein kinase domain, score: 112.2, E(): 1.2e-30) — protein sequence MTTEIPAADDDGELHPPASPESSFYAIKIVDRNPKRKRLTGLGRHKGSSGGAKLLNENEIRKEIAIFKKVNHPNVVRMKEIIDDPESSKIYMILEWCQNGEIKWKDGEGLPALTVGETRKIFRDTLLGLEYCIIHRDIKPSNLLRSGDNTVKISDFGCSHFSEALRAAAAQPGPEGDAYVDDIELAKTAGSPAFFAPEMCYSGLDSEGPSGPPSHPSPNQEVPSFIIRPPSSVDTSADTSSSLMSLPRSSTTFPLKPTDSNDSAGSRRPLSFRSQSSSATIQRRERLPITNAIDVWALGVTLYCLLFGKTPFNAPNEYLLMQVIVSESYIVPPFMGKDRLPTGTGGLPAAEEAVECLDLLKRLLEKDAGKRITLEQAKQHGFTLHGLADSATWLAKTDPHTHTFVTVSNDEVAAVITKSVRFRDRFRKGIKTISQKLQLLGTGRTRSRSFGDGESTGTTNTEYSLTPAGSGSGTPRSNKLSALLPVSTPNKDVSPMNSPLPHTSIGRRFSLLNGRSPDYPISPQTTTPVAQMVSPGLSKNPSALDFKNEPAGRVTSNPGPIGLGSMIHRRLSSHLVPQAKPSIVPLLDETTHSPRPATSSVSLDKFKLSSEQQSISGSFRRRKSIEAEMEGRRRSHSNASSISSKLARLLRTGSQRSHPRVLEKESLAGSDTEDLAVEPSVGSSSPADALGRMSLDGSLPRQSLEHIETGSRSSSQGYIPSPDRPLPAGWESRFRTNAPRRGSNLSEEFTNRVAEEEIDWDGSISDEDDYDDTTSQSVAAPTPVAGMNPLWRRARNDNLGVDAQSSAPIVSAAPSLEPIPDGSPSAPTTLPARSPSKPTLPEINTGSSDPLYQTSSRTSSRLSPSPFRNNFAEQARSPFAGHHDDTRNSPRRKGLNWQTSAPGLVDNDEDEGLAISFGGKRGRKGSVQKPTMSEDK from the exons ATGACGACCGAGATACCTGCGGCTGATGACGACGGAGAGCTTCACCCGCCTGCGTCTCCAGAGAGTTCATTCTAC GCTATCAAAATTGTTGATCGGAACCCCAAAAGAAAACGTCTCACTGGTCTCGGTCGACACAAAGGGTCCTCGGGAGGGGCTAAGCTGCTGAACGAGAACGA AATCCGCAAGGAGATTGCAATATTCAAAAAGGTTAACCATCCTAATGTtgtgaggatgaaggagattaTCGATGACCCGGAGTCAAGCAAAATCTACATGATCCTCGAATGGTGTCAGAATGGAGAAATCaaatggaaggatggagaaggtcTTCCGGCCTTGACTGTAGGCGAGACTCGTAAGATCTTTCGAGATACGCTACTCGGGCTGGAATATT GCATAATTCATCGTGACATCAAACCGAGCAACCTCCTACGGTCTGGAGACAACACCGTCAAAATATCGGATTTTGGTTGCTCTCATTTCTCTGAAGCTCTGAGAGCAGCGGCAGCGCAACCAGGTCCTGAAGGCGACGCTTACGTTGATGACATTGAACTCGCAAAGACAGCTGGATCACCCGCCTTCTTTGCTCCTGAAATGTGCTATTCGGGCCTTGACTCAGAGGGCCCCTCCGGACCTCCCAGCCATCCAAGTCCAAATCAAGAGGTACCATCCTTTATTATCCGACCTCCCTCATCTGTCGATACTTCTGCGgacacttcttcaagccTAATGAGTTTACCGCGCTCATCCACTACTTTCCCTCTCAAACCCACTGATAGCAACGATTCGGCCGGCTCCCGTCGCCCTCTGTCTTTCAGATCACAATCCTCTTCGGCTACTATCCAGCGTCGTGAAAGGCTTCCTATAACCAACGCTATCGACGTGTGGGCACTTGGTGTCACTCTTTATTGTTTGCTGTTTGGCAAAACGCCCTTTAATGCACCTAACGAATATCTTTTGATGCAAGTCATCGTGTCGGAATCATATATCGTCCCCCCTTTCATGGGCAAAGATCGTCTCCCCACTGGAACAGGAGGGCTCCCTGcggcagaagaagcggtAGAATGTTTGGATCTGTTGAAAAGACTTTTGGAGAAAGATGCGGGAAAAAGGATCACACTTGAGCAAGCAAAG CAACATGGTTTCACTCTCCATGGATTAGCCGATTCTGCTACTTGGCTCGCCAAGACAGATCCGCACACTCACACATTCGTTACCGTTTCAAATGACGAAGTTGCGGCGGTTATTACCAAGTCTGTCCGTTTTCGCGATCGTTTCCGAAAGGGCATCAAGACGATCTCGCAGAAACTGCAGCTACTTGGAACCGGGCGCACGCGTAGCCGCagttttggagatggagaatcAACAGGAACTACTAATACGGAGTATTCATTGACGCCAGCAGGGTCTGGGTCCGGGACCCCAAGAAGCAATAAACTCAGTGCACTTCTCCCAGTCTCTACTCCGAATAAAGATGTGTCACCCATGAACagccctcttcctcatacAAGCATAGGACGCCGCTTTTCGCTTCTCAATGGCAGATCACCTGATTACCCCATTTCTCCCCAGACCACGACTCCGGTGGCTCAAATGGTCTCTCCAGGGCTGTCCAAGAACCCGTCTGCGCTCGATTTCAAAAACGAACCGGCTGGGCGAGTAACCAGCAACCCAGGGCCTATTGGGCTTGGATCCATGATCCATCGACGACTGTCTTCTCACCTCGTCCCACAAGCCAAACCTAGCATTGTGCCTTTATTGGACGAAACAACACATTCTCCTCGTCCAGCTACGTCGTCAGTGTCTCTAGACAAATTTAAACTCTCTTCAGAGCAGCAATCGATAAGTGGAAGCTTTCGTCGCCGGAAATCCATTGaggcggagatggagggCCGACGCCGGTCTCATAGTAATGCGTCCAGTATCAGCAGCAAACTTGCCAGATTATTACGCACCGGAAGCCAACGGTCACATCCTCGTGTcttggagaaagaaagtCTTGCCGGGTCGGATACGGAAGATCTAGCTGTTGAGCCGTCTGTGGGGTCTTCATCGCCGGCGGATGCGCTGGGGCGGATGAGTCTCGATGgctctcttcctcgtcagaGCCTGGAACATATTGAAACAGGCTCACGTTCATCAAGTCAAGGATATATACCCAGCCCTGATCGTCCGTTACCTGCTGGCTGGGAGTCCAGATTCCGCACCAATGCACCTCGGCGTGGGTCCAACTTGAGTGAGGAATTCACTAATCGAgtggcagaagaagagattgacTGGGATGGGTCAATAtcagatgaagacgatTATGATGATACGACATCTCAGTCTGTCGCCGCACCAACGCCTGTAGCGGGCATGAATCCTCTCTGGCGAAGGGCACGGAATGACAATCTTGGTGTTGATGCTCAATCATCCGCGCCGATAGTATCTGCGGCGCCTTCTCTTGAGCCAATACCGGACGGTTCGCCCTCTGCGCCAACTACACTTCCTGCCCGCTCCCCATCGAAGCCTACTCTCCCCGAGATCAACACAGGTTCCTCTGACCCTTTATATCAAACCTCTTCACGAACGAGTTCACGACTTTCACCTTCGCCTTTCCGCAACAACTTTGCTGAGCAAGCACGAAGCCCCTTTGCGGGACACCATGATGATACACGAAACagcccaagaagaaagggcTTGAATTGGCAGACGAGCGCACCGGGTCTGGTAGATAAtgacgaagacgagggCCTAGCGATTTCTTTTGGGGGTAAACGGGGCCGGAAAGGGTCAGTTCAGAAGCCTACGATGAGCGAAGACAAATGA
- a CDS encoding hypothetical protein (Match to ESTs gb|CF192611.1|CF192611, gb|CF182855.1|CF182855, gb|CF193734.1|CF193734) — MPKSKRSKLTTLSKTPVRSTKASKQALVNEIRENVDKYDYCWMFSVGDMRNDGLKEVRAQWRGTGRFFFGKGKVMAKALGETPETEYQDGLSQIAKRLKGQIGLFFTSHPVDETVEWFDSWHKPEYARMGAKSTMDITLPAGPLLTPFTEPPSGDPFPHSMEPQLRALGLTTSLVRGIPSLNNPHVLCVKGEKLSSEKCRILKLLAIQMADFRIHLGSRWSKESGFVEGKELDEGSEKEDEMEED, encoded by the exons ATGCCCAAATCGAAGCGTTCAAAGCTCACAACCCTCTCCAAGACCCCCGTCCGCTCCACCAAGGCGTCAAAGCAAGCCCTCGTAAACGAAATCAGAGAAAACGTAGACAAGTATGACTACTGCTGGATGTTCTCCGTGGGAGACATGAGAAACGACGGTCTCAAGGAAGTCAGGGCACAGTGGAGAGGTACCGGCaggttcttcttcggcaagggcaaggtcATGGCCAAGGCTTTGGGAGAGACTCCAGAGACAGAGTACCAGGACGGTCTCTCGCAGATCGCAAAG CGCCTCAAGGGTCAGATTGGCCTTTTCTTTACCTCTCATCCTGTTGATGAAACGGTCGAGTGGTTCGACTCCTGGCACAAGCCGGAGTATGCCAGGATGGGTGCCAAGTCGACCATGGACATCACTTTGCCTGCAG GACCCCTCCTTACTCCCTTTACCGAACCTCCTTCTGGAGATCCGTTCCCCCACTCCATGGAACCTCAACTTCGAGCTCTTGGTTTAACGACTTCTCTCGTTCGAGGTATCCCCTCCCTCAACAACCCCCATGTCCTTTGTGTAAAGGGCGAGAAGCTTTCAAGTGAAAAATGCCGTATTCTAAAACTTCTTGCAATTCAAATGGCC GACTTCCGGATACATCTCGGTTCGAGGTGGTCCAAGGAATCTGGCTTTGTGGAAGGCAAGGAGTTGGACGAAGGTTCTgaaaaggaggacgagatggaagaggattaA
- a CDS encoding hypothetical protein (Match to ESTs gb|CF188600.1|CF188600, gb|CF188599.1|CF188599, gb|CF187813.1|CF187813), with protein MSHPAADAPPPYPGTTDDAQYDLTPLPHTANRPRLPEDKRNPHLNNLPEDTKIVKFQTIVRENKEIVVGRIKVPTENANGTHHAFILRRYDTNAISLTTMYKVAFPSATEEEEKREMDWVKSSFDTRGTNGGRDSEVVRLAGQWVSRNLAIHIAPAYNLVQLVAALSRAVPDPNVAYRKSQRSQAAADELARTKAKQSQAPSSVPAISNVPVRKPQAAIPSMATEISSPASKRQRKDSVTEASGSATQTITEAQPSADTSETDDTRHITIEATTTITSPSGANVDMDAEIEQAKQLVKDLRQEIQLRNEAGDSLEDQGVAVADDVRGVKRGKHEDEAVVISGGAGGKDRVVRTNKRIPQTAGGDVGQRFGWGAFVFSIGLGASLTLFSQYASSLL; from the exons ATGTCACATCCTGCAGCAGACGCACCTCCCCCATACCCGGGCACCACGGACGACGCCCAATACGACCTCACGCCACTCCCTCACACAGCCAACCGCCCCAGGCTTCCAGAGGACAAGAGGAATCCCCACCTCAACAACC TCCCCGAAGATACAAAGATTGTCAAGTTTCAGACAATTGTTCGCGAGAACAAGGAGATTGTTGTCGGGAGGATCAAGGTTCCTACG GAAAATGCTAATGGAACTCACCATGCATTCATCCTTCGCCGCTATGACACCAATGCCATTTCTCTTACCACCATGTACAAGGTAGCCTTTCCAAGTGCCaccgaagaggaggagaagcgCGAGATGGACTGG GTTAAATCGTCTTTCGATACACGCGGTACCAATGGGGGTCGCGACAGTGAGGTCGTAAGACTTGCTGGCCAGTGGGTTTCGCGCAATCTTGCTATTCATATTGCTCCAGCCTATAACCTGGTCCAGCTCGTTGCG GCTTTGTCTCGCGCTGTTCCAGACCCTAATGTGGCGTATCGAAAATCTCAGCGGTCTCAAGCAGCCGCAGATGAGCTTGCGCGCACAAAGGCCAAACAATCTCAGGCTCCTTCGTCTGTTCCAGCAATCTCTAATGTCCCAGTCCGAAAACCACAAGCGGCTATCCCATCGATGGCGACTGAAATCTCGTCTCCCGCTTCCAAGCGTCAACGAAAGGACTCGGTGACCGAAGCATCCGGCAGCGCGACCCAAACGATTACTGAAGCTCAACCCTCTGCGGACACATCTGAAACTGATGACACCCGCCATATCACCATTGAGGCTACCACAACCATCACTTCTCCCTCTGGCGCCAATGTCGACATGGATGCTGAGATTGAGCAGGCTAAGCAACTCGTCAAGGACCTGAGACAGGAGATTCAACTTCGCAACGAAGCTGGTGATAGCCTCGAGGACCAGGGTGTGGCTGTAGCTGACGATGTTCGCGGTGTCAAGCGAGGCAAgcatgaggatgaggcggTCGTCATCTCTGGGGGTGCTGGTGGTAAGGATCGCGTTGTTCGCACGAACAAAAGGATTCCTCAGACCGCCGGTGGAGATGTCGGCCAGCGATTTGGCTGGGGCGCATTTGTATTCAGCATCGGGTTGGGTGCTTCGCTCAC TTTGTTCTCTCAATacgcttcttccctcctttaA